The genomic window TATTGCACCAATTCAGCTTCAACAGCCAGCCAATATTGTGCCTCCAGTGGGTGTCCCTCCAGGCAATCCctctatggtaatgacaaatcgagGACCTGTGCCTCTGCCAATATTCATGGAGCAGCAGATGATGCATCAGATTCGTCCGCCATTTATCCGAGGACCTCACGCTCCAAGCCCTAATAGTCCTCTGTCAAACCACATAATTTCAGGGCTTGGTCCCCCAACAGGTGGTTCTAGAACTATAGGTCCTAATTCTAGCCCCATGCATAGGCCAATGCTCTCGCCACATCTTCATCACCCATCAACGCCCACAGTGCCAGGGAATCATCAAGGGTTACTTCCCTCAGGAGCACCCCTACCTAATGTTTCCTTTCCACCtattaatatgatgccaaatggCCACATGCATATCCCACATCTTTTAAACTTTGGAGTGCCATCACTTGCTCCGTTGGTCCCCCCTCCAACGCTTCTGGTGCCCTATCCTGTCATTGTTCCACTGCCTGTGCCGATTCCGATCCCCATTCCAATTCCACACGTGTTCGACTCCAAGTCTACCAATGGTATTTCCAGCAACGCTGAGAGTCTCATTCCAAGTACATCTAACGTTGAAGATGACACTAAAGAGCCAAGGAGTTCGTTGACATCAGATAATGGGCAGCAGGCACCTTCCAAGTCTATTAAAGCCTCGTCGTCTAACTGCTCAAGCCATTCTTTGAACCAGCCTGCCGTACTTCTTGACACCAGCAGGAGCGAGGTTGTTGATCTAACTGTCAAGCCTAATGGTCCAATTAAAAGTGATTTTTCATATTCTGATGCGGTAGACTTTCCACAAGACGAAGTCATAGACTTGACTATGAGCCATAGAAGCAGACTTAATCACATCGGTCACAGGTCTTTACATCCTTCTGTGAAACTTGAGAATGAAGGCAGAAGTGTTGTAGATTTGACTGTTTCTAGTCCGGATAAACGGAACTGTATTGACTGTAGGGATTTTCCTCATTTGAACCCTATTGAAACAAAGGTGTTGTCTTGTAGTGATTCTTCCCACTGCAGCACTATCCAGCTAAATTCAGGAAGCTCAGGAGGTGACTCTGATCTAACACCTTGTAATCTGGTTATGAATGGCACAAAGaatgtggatggttcccactgctCGGAAGAAAGAccagaccagcagcagcagcaacagcaacaacagcaacagcCACAAccacaacaacagcagcagcaggaggagatcGCTGTCAACGAGTTGGAGTCAGTCAAAGAAAACAACTGCACACCAAACTGTCAGCTGGAGTTAGAGGCAGGtaagaaggcctcaattgaatcaccCCTGGGTGGGGTGGACAAGCAGGATGTAAATCATAATCCTGCAGATGAGGACCATGCATATGCCTTGAGAGTAGTACCCAAGACGGGCTGCTTGATTCAGCCTGTGCCAAAAGCGACTGAAAAGACTGCCATAGCACCCTGCATAACCTCAACGCCAATACTCAACACAGGGCCCGAGGACAGTGAGCCGCCACTGAAACGCAGATGTCTCCGGATTCGAAACCAGAACAAGTAAAGGTTTGTTTTGAAATGCGTTTACAAAAACCTGAAGGCAACACGTTTAAAATACAAAAGAAGACGCAGAGAGTCATATTTGACCATTATGACGATGAGCATTTCAAAAATCATTAATtgtaaaatttaaaaaaactttgTTTTAAGTCAATTAGCACAGCACTTTTCCTCCAATAAGGCTTTATCCATCCAAACTGGCAGTGGTTTGCGGTGCTAATCATTTAGATTGCTGGTGCTAATATCAAGAGATCTAAAATATATGATTTACGCAGTGGCAAAGCTCTTCATTGCTGCACTCTCTTGG from Heterodontus francisci isolate sHetFra1 chromosome 3, sHetFra1.hap1, whole genome shotgun sequence includes these protein-coding regions:
- the sobpa gene encoding sine oculis-binding protein homolog A isoform X5 encodes the protein MAEMEKEGRPPENKRSRKPAHPVKREINEEMKNFAENTMNELLGWYGYDKVELKEGEDIEIKNYAVDVEGRQHVSVLKENSLPKLKLCEDSVITSPSNSNSSFLGMTAGNGLLETPAGSKDHGGVPIIVPLIPPPILKPPTDDEMINVQIVCAWCQKLGIKRYSLSMGSEVKSFCSEKCFAACRRAYFKRNKSMPFTAEGWPFESSPGSHRVQQDRIKDTTVCDWCKHIRHTKEYLDFGDGERRLQFCSAKCLNQYKMDIFYKETQANLPAGLCNTGHPPLENKSENTGVQLLTPESWNMPLTDARRKAPSPVAPSSQTQVPIPSASATLSPSDPAISSAAKIHTPISKAVAANESPNIAPIQLQQPANIVPPVGVPPGNPSMVMTNRGPVPLPIFMEQQMMHQIRPPFIRGPHAPSPNSPLSNHIISGLGPPTGGSRTIGPNSSPMHRPMLSPHLHHPSTPTVPGNHQGLLPSGAPLPNVSFPPINMMPNGHMHIPHLLNFGVPSLAPLVPPPTLLVPYPVIVPLPVPIPIPIPIPHVFDSKSTNGISSNAESLIPSTSNVEDDTKEPRSSLTSDNGQQAPSKSIKASSSNCSSHSLNQPAVLLDTSRSEVVDLTVKPNGPIKSDFSYSDAVDFPQDEVIDLTMSHRSRLNHIGHRSLHPSVKLENEGRSVVDLTVSSPDKRNCIDCRDFPHLNPIETKVLSCSDSSHCSTIQLNSGSSGGDSDLTPCNLVMNGTKNVDGSHCSEERPDQQQQQQQQQQQPQPQQQQQQEEIAVNELESVKENNCTPNCQLELEAGKKASIESPLGGVDKQDVNHNPADEDHAYALRVVPKTGCLIQPVPKATEKTAIAPCITSTPILNTGPEDSEPPLKRRCLRIRNQNK
- the sobpa gene encoding sine oculis-binding protein homolog A isoform X4, whose amino-acid sequence is MAEMEKEGRPPENKRSRKPAHPVKREINEEMKNFAENTMNELLGWYGYDKVELKEGEDIEIKNYAVDVEGRQHVSVLKENSLPKLKLCEDSVITSPSNSNSSFLGMTAGNGLLETPAGSKDHGGVPIIVPLIPPPILKPPTDDEMINVQIVCAWCQKLGIKRYSLSMGSEVKSFCSEKCFAACRRAYFKRNKSMPFTAEGWPFESSPGSHRVQQDRIKDTTLLLQFTYHPQVCDWCKHIRHTKEYLDFGDGERRLQFCSAKCLNQYKMDIFYKETQANLPAGLCNTGHPPLENKSENTGVQLLTPESWNMPLTDARRKAPSPVAPSSQTQVPIPSASATLSPSDPAISSAAKIHTPISKAVAANESPNIAPIQLQQPANIVPPVGVPPGNPSMVMTNRGPVPLPIFMEQQMMHQIRPPFIRGPHAPSPNSPLSNHIISGLGPPTGGSRTIGPNSSPMHRPMLSPHLHHPSTPTVPGNHQGLLPSGAPLPNVSFPPINMMPNGHMHIPHLLNFGVPSLAPLVPPPTLLVPYPVIVPLPVPIPIPIPIPHVFDSKSTNGISSNAESLIPSTSNVEDDTKEPRSSLTSDNGQQAPSKSIKASSSNCSSHSLNQPAVLLDTSRSEVVDLTVKPNGPIKSDFSYSDAVDFPQDEVIDLTMSHRSRLNHIGHRSLHPSVKLENEGRSVVDLTVSSPDKRNCIDCRDFPHLNPIETKVLSCSDSSHCSTIQLNSGSSGGDSDLTPCNLVMNGTKNVDGSHCSEERPDQQQQQQQQQQQPQPQQQQQQEEIAVNELESVKENNCTPNCQLELEAGKKASIESPLGGVDKQDVNHNPADEDHAYALRVVPKTGCLIQPVPKATEKTAIAPCITSTPILNTGPEDSEPPLKRRCLRIRNQNK
- the sobpa gene encoding sine oculis-binding protein homolog A isoform X1, which gives rise to MAEMEKEGRPPENKRSRKPAHPVKREINEEMKNFAENTMNELLGWYGYDKVELKEGEDIEIKNYAVDVEGRQHVSVLKENSLPKLKLCEDSVITSPSNSNSSFLGMTAGNGLLETPAGSKDHGGVPIIVPLIPPPILKPPTDDEMINVQIVCAWCQKLGIKRYSLSMGSEVKSFCSEKCFAACRRAYFKRNKSMPFTAEGWPFESSPGSHRVQQPKNRGSPAIARLTQHGKEVEPGSILDRIKDTTLLLQFTYHPQVCDWCKHIRHTKEYLDFGDGERRLQFCSAKCLNQYKMDIFYKETQANLPAGLCNTGHPPLENKSENTGVQLLTPESWNMPLTDARRKAPSPVAPSSQTQVPIPSASATLSPSDPAISSAAKIHTPISKAVAANESPNIAPIQLQQPANIVPPVGVPPGNPSMVMTNRGPVPLPIFMEQQMMHQIRPPFIRGPHAPSPNSPLSNHIISGLGPPTGGSRTIGPNSSPMHRPMLSPHLHHPSTPTVPGNHQGLLPSGAPLPNVSFPPINMMPNGHMHIPHLLNFGVPSLAPLVPPPTLLVPYPVIVPLPVPIPIPIPIPHVFDSKSTNGISSNAESLIPSTSNVEDDTKEPRSSLTSDNGQQAPSKSIKASSSNCSSHSLNQPAVLLDTSRSEVVDLTVKPNGPIKSDFSYSDAVDFPQDEVIDLTMSHRSRLNHIGHRSLHPSVKLENEGRSVVDLTVSSPDKRNCIDCRDFPHLNPIETKVLSCSDSSHCSTIQLNSGSSGGDSDLTPCNLVMNGTKNVDGSHCSEERPDQQQQQQQQQQQPQPQQQQQQEEIAVNELESVKENNCTPNCQLELEAGKKASIESPLGGVDKQDVNHNPADEDHAYALRVVPKTGCLIQPVPKATEKTAIAPCITSTPILNTGPEDSEPPLKRRCLRIRNQNK
- the sobpa gene encoding sine oculis-binding protein homolog A isoform X9, translated to MAEMEKEGRPPENKRSRKPAHPVKREINEEMKNFAENTMNELLGWYGYDKVELKEGEDIEIKNYAVDVEGRQHVSVLKENSLPKLKLCEDSVITSPSNSNSSFLGMTAGNGLLETPAGSKDHGGVPIIVPLIPPPILKPPTDDEMINVQIVCAWCQKLGIKRYSLSMGSEVKSFCSEKCFAACRRAYFKRNKDRIKDTTVCDWCKHIRHTKEYLDFGDGERRLQFCSAKCLNQYKMDIFYKETQANLPAGLCNTGHPPLENKSENTGVQLLTPESWNMPLTDARRKAPSPVAPSSQTQVPIPSASATLSPSDPAISSAAKIHTPISKAVAANESPNIAPIQLQQPANIVPPVGVPPGNPSMVMTNRGPVPLPIFMEQQMMHQIRPPFIRGPHAPSPNSPLSNHIISGLGPPTGGSRTIGPNSSPMHRPMLSPHLHHPSTPTVPGNHQGLLPSGAPLPNVSFPPINMMPNGHMHIPHLLNFGVPSLAPLVPPPTLLVPYPVIVPLPVPIPIPIPIPHVFDSKSTNGISSNAESLIPSTSNVEDDTKEPRSSLTSDNGQQAPSKSIKASSSNCSSHSLNQPAVLLDTSRSEVVDLTVKPNGPIKSDFSYSDAVDFPQDEVIDLTMSHRSRLNHIGHRSLHPSVKLENEGRSVVDLTVSSPDKRNCIDCRDFPHLNPIETKVLSCSDSSHCSTIQLNSGSSGGDSDLTPCNLVMNGTKNVDGSHCSEERPDQQQQQQQQQQQPQPQQQQQQEEIAVNELESVKENNCTPNCQLELEAGKKASIESPLGGVDKQDVNHNPADEDHAYALRVVPKTGCLIQPVPKATEKTAIAPCITSTPILNTGPEDSEPPLKRRCLRIRNQNK
- the sobpa gene encoding sine oculis-binding protein homolog A isoform X6, which produces MNELLGWYGYDKVELKEGEDIEIKNYAVDVEGRQHVSVLKENSLPKLKLCEDSVITSPSNSNSSFLGMTAGNGLLETPAGSKDHGGVPIIVPLIPPPILKPPTDDEMINVQIVCAWCQKLGIKRYSLSMGSEVKSFCSEKCFAACRRAYFKRNKSMPFTAEGWPFESSPGSHRVQQPKNRGSPAIARLTQHGKEVEPGSILDRIKDTTLLLQFTYHPQVCDWCKHIRHTKEYLDFGDGERRLQFCSAKCLNQYKMDIFYKETQANLPAGLCNTGHPPLENKSENTGVQLLTPESWNMPLTDARRKAPSPVAPSSQTQVPIPSASATLSPSDPAISSAAKIHTPISKAVAANESPNIAPIQLQQPANIVPPVGVPPGNPSMVMTNRGPVPLPIFMEQQMMHQIRPPFIRGPHAPSPNSPLSNHIISGLGPPTGGSRTIGPNSSPMHRPMLSPHLHHPSTPTVPGNHQGLLPSGAPLPNVSFPPINMMPNGHMHIPHLLNFGVPSLAPLVPPPTLLVPYPVIVPLPVPIPIPIPIPHVFDSKSTNGISSNAESLIPSTSNVEDDTKEPRSSLTSDNGQQAPSKSIKASSSNCSSHSLNQPAVLLDTSRSEVVDLTVKPNGPIKSDFSYSDAVDFPQDEVIDLTMSHRSRLNHIGHRSLHPSVKLENEGRSVVDLTVSSPDKRNCIDCRDFPHLNPIETKVLSCSDSSHCSTIQLNSGSSGGDSDLTPCNLVMNGTKNVDGSHCSEERPDQQQQQQQQQQQPQPQQQQQQEEIAVNELESVKENNCTPNCQLELEAGKKASIESPLGGVDKQDVNHNPADEDHAYALRVVPKTGCLIQPVPKATEKTAIAPCITSTPILNTGPEDSEPPLKRRCLRIRNQNK
- the sobpa gene encoding sine oculis-binding protein homolog A isoform X8 → MAEMEKEGRPPENKRSRKPAHPVKREINEEMKNFAENTMNELLGWYGYDKVELKEGEDIEIKNYAVDVEGRQHVSVLKENSLPKLKLCEDSVITSPSNSNSSFLGMTAGNGLLETPAGSKDHGGVPIIVPLIPPPILKPPTDDEMINVQIVCAWCQKLGIKRYSLSMGSEVKSFCSEKCFAACRRAYFKRNKDRIKDTTLLLQFTYHPQVCDWCKHIRHTKEYLDFGDGERRLQFCSAKCLNQYKMDIFYKETQANLPAGLCNTGHPPLENKSENTGVQLLTPESWNMPLTDARRKAPSPVAPSSQTQVPIPSASATLSPSDPAISSAAKIHTPISKAVAANESPNIAPIQLQQPANIVPPVGVPPGNPSMVMTNRGPVPLPIFMEQQMMHQIRPPFIRGPHAPSPNSPLSNHIISGLGPPTGGSRTIGPNSSPMHRPMLSPHLHHPSTPTVPGNHQGLLPSGAPLPNVSFPPINMMPNGHMHIPHLLNFGVPSLAPLVPPPTLLVPYPVIVPLPVPIPIPIPIPHVFDSKSTNGISSNAESLIPSTSNVEDDTKEPRSSLTSDNGQQAPSKSIKASSSNCSSHSLNQPAVLLDTSRSEVVDLTVKPNGPIKSDFSYSDAVDFPQDEVIDLTMSHRSRLNHIGHRSLHPSVKLENEGRSVVDLTVSSPDKRNCIDCRDFPHLNPIETKVLSCSDSSHCSTIQLNSGSSGGDSDLTPCNLVMNGTKNVDGSHCSEERPDQQQQQQQQQQQPQPQQQQQQEEIAVNELESVKENNCTPNCQLELEAGKKASIESPLGGVDKQDVNHNPADEDHAYALRVVPKTGCLIQPVPKATEKTAIAPCITSTPILNTGPEDSEPPLKRRCLRIRNQNK
- the sobpa gene encoding sine oculis-binding protein homolog A isoform X7; translation: MAEMEKEGRPPENKRSRKPAHPVKREINEEMKNFAENTMNELLGWYGYDKVELKEGEDIEIKNYAVDVEGRQHVSVLKENSLPKLKLCEDSVITSPSNSNSSFLGMTAGNGLLETPAGSKDHGGVPIIVPLIPPPILKPPTDDEMINVQIVCAWCQKLGIKRYSLSMGSEVKSFCSEKCFAACRRAYFKRNKSMPFTAEGWPFESSPGSHRVQQVCDWCKHIRHTKEYLDFGDGERRLQFCSAKCLNQYKMDIFYKETQANLPAGLCNTGHPPLENKSENTGVQLLTPESWNMPLTDARRKAPSPVAPSSQTQVPIPSASATLSPSDPAISSAAKIHTPISKAVAANESPNIAPIQLQQPANIVPPVGVPPGNPSMVMTNRGPVPLPIFMEQQMMHQIRPPFIRGPHAPSPNSPLSNHIISGLGPPTGGSRTIGPNSSPMHRPMLSPHLHHPSTPTVPGNHQGLLPSGAPLPNVSFPPINMMPNGHMHIPHLLNFGVPSLAPLVPPPTLLVPYPVIVPLPVPIPIPIPIPHVFDSKSTNGISSNAESLIPSTSNVEDDTKEPRSSLTSDNGQQAPSKSIKASSSNCSSHSLNQPAVLLDTSRSEVVDLTVKPNGPIKSDFSYSDAVDFPQDEVIDLTMSHRSRLNHIGHRSLHPSVKLENEGRSVVDLTVSSPDKRNCIDCRDFPHLNPIETKVLSCSDSSHCSTIQLNSGSSGGDSDLTPCNLVMNGTKNVDGSHCSEERPDQQQQQQQQQQQPQPQQQQQQEEIAVNELESVKENNCTPNCQLELEAGKKASIESPLGGVDKQDVNHNPADEDHAYALRVVPKTGCLIQPVPKATEKTAIAPCITSTPILNTGPEDSEPPLKRRCLRIRNQNK
- the sobpa gene encoding sine oculis-binding protein homolog A isoform X3, which encodes MAEMEKEGRPPENKRSRKPAHPVKREINEEMKNFAENTMNELLGWYGYDKVELKEGEDIEIKNYAVDVEGRQHVSVLKENSLPKLKLCEDSVITSPSNSNSSFLGMTAGNGLLETPAGSKDHGGVPIIVPLIPPPILKPPTDDEMINVQIVCAWCQKLGIKRYSLSMGSEVKSFCSEKCFAACRRAYFKRNKSMPFTAEGWPFESSPGSHRVQQPKNRGSPAIARLTQHGKEVEPGSILDRIKDTTVCDWCKHIRHTKEYLDFGDGERRLQFCSAKCLNQYKMDIFYKETQANLPAGLCNTGHPPLENKSENTGVQLLTPESWNMPLTDARRKAPSPVAPSSQTQVPIPSASATLSPSDPAISSAAKIHTPISKAVAANESPNIAPIQLQQPANIVPPVGVPPGNPSMVMTNRGPVPLPIFMEQQMMHQIRPPFIRGPHAPSPNSPLSNHIISGLGPPTGGSRTIGPNSSPMHRPMLSPHLHHPSTPTVPGNHQGLLPSGAPLPNVSFPPINMMPNGHMHIPHLLNFGVPSLAPLVPPPTLLVPYPVIVPLPVPIPIPIPIPHVFDSKSTNGISSNAESLIPSTSNVEDDTKEPRSSLTSDNGQQAPSKSIKASSSNCSSHSLNQPAVLLDTSRSEVVDLTVKPNGPIKSDFSYSDAVDFPQDEVIDLTMSHRSRLNHIGHRSLHPSVKLENEGRSVVDLTVSSPDKRNCIDCRDFPHLNPIETKVLSCSDSSHCSTIQLNSGSSGGDSDLTPCNLVMNGTKNVDGSHCSEERPDQQQQQQQQQQQPQPQQQQQQEEIAVNELESVKENNCTPNCQLELEAGKKASIESPLGGVDKQDVNHNPADEDHAYALRVVPKTGCLIQPVPKATEKTAIAPCITSTPILNTGPEDSEPPLKRRCLRIRNQNK